The following are encoded together in the Ranitomeya imitator isolate aRanImi1 chromosome 4, aRanImi1.pri, whole genome shotgun sequence genome:
- the LOC138675043 gene encoding E3 ubiquitin/ISG15 ligase TRIM25-like: MASADLRHELNCSICKDIYTDPVTLRCGHSFCQICIDGVLDTDGGYGEYSCPDCRATFQRWPPLQKNITLCNVVENFLASHPHQEEITGICCTYCVDSPVSAVRSCLHCEASLCDNHLRVHSKEPEHVLTDPSTSLETRKCSVHKKILEYYCTEDAACICASCSLAGEHRGHRVEMLDEASEKKKKKLRNVLHKLTTKKKKTEERVQSLEERKRKGQEKAAGKAERVTALCTDIRRRVDDLEKKILSDISKWEENVSLSDVIQNLEIKMDELSRKMRHIEELCNMTDPLTVLQDPDTGDLCDPEEEGGDEDTGGHGGDEDTGGHDGGDEDTGGHGGDEDTGGHDGGDEDTGGHDGGDRGAELISHISHTLSTMIRDINVIFHMQDPADILLDVNTAANNLLISDDLKTATWMEITQNYPETSERFQYNQVMSGRRFTSGRHYWDVEIRGSGNWSVGMCYPSIERRGRQSYIGYNNKSLGLYGVYNYQCSVRHDSKLILLPHQISSDRFRIYLDYEAGQLSFYELCDPIRHLHTVTAAFTEPLHAVLYVCNGSIEILGISCEEYVIGGLFGLSDTEV, translated from the coding sequence ATGGCGTCTGCTGATCTTAGACACGAGCTGAACTGCTCCATCTGTAAGGACATTTATACAGATCCTGTAACCCTGAGATGTGGACACAGCTTCTGCCAGATCTGTATTGATggagtgctggatacagatggcGGGTATGGAGAATATTCCTGTCCTGACTGTAGAGCAACATTTCAGAGGTGGCCTCCACTACAGAAGAACATAACTCTGTGTAATGTCGTGGAGAATTTCCTGGCTAGTCATCCACATCAGGAGGAGATCACCGGGATCTGCTGCACTTACTGTGTGGACTCTCCTGTTTCTGCTGTTAGATCCTGTCTACACTGCGAGGCTTCTCTGTGTGATAATCACCTGAGGGTTCACAGCAAAGAACCAGAACACGTCCTCACTGATCCCAGCACTTCTCTGGAGACCaggaaatgttctgtccataagAAGATCCTGGAATATTACTGCACTGAGGACGCTGCTTGTATCTGTGCTTCCTGCAGTTTGGCTGGAGAACATCGAGGACACCGGGTGGAGATGCTGGATGAGGCCtctgagaagaagaagaagaaactgaGAAATGTTCTCCACAAACTGACCACAAAGAAGAAGAAGACCGAGGAAAGAGTCCAGAGTCTGGAAGAGCGCAAGAGAAAAGGTCAAGAAAAAGCAGCTGGAAAAGCCGAGAGAGTCACTGCCCTGTGTACAGACATCAGGAGACGGGTGGACGACCTGGAGAAGAAGATCCTGAGTGACATCTCCAAGTGGGAAGAGAACGTGTCACTGTCTGATGTGATCCAGAATCTGGAAATAAAGATGGACGAGCTGTCCAGGAAGATGAGGcacattgaggagctgtgtaacatgacggatccactgactgtcttacaggatccagacaccggtgacttgtgtgatcctgaggaggagggaggtgatgaggacacaggaggacatggaggtgatgaggacacaggaggacatgatgggggtgatgaggacacaggaggacatggaggtgatgaggacacaggaggacatgatggaggggatgaggacacagggggacatgatggaggtgatcggGGTGCGGAGCTGATCTCACACATATCACACACATTATCTACTATGATAAGAGATATAAATGTGATCTTCCATATGCAGGATCCTGCAGACATATTACTGGATGTAAACACGGCTGCTAATAATCTCCTTATATCAGACGACCTGAAAACTGCAACCTGGATGGAAATAACACAGAATTATCCAGAAACATCAGAGAGATTCCAGTATAATCAGGTGATGAGCGGGAGGAGATTTacctcaggacgacattactgggatgtggagATCAGGGGGTCAGGAAAttggagtgtggggatgtgttaccCCAGTATAGAGAGGAGGGGGCGCCAGTCATACATTGGATATAATAACAAGTCTTTAGGTTTATATGGGGTGTATAATTATCAGTGTTCAGTGAGACATGACAGTAAATTGATCCTGTTACCTCACCAGATCTCCAGTGATCGGTTCAGGATATAtctggattatgaggccgggcagttgtccttttatgagctgtgtgaccccatcagacacttacacacaGTCACTGCCGCATTCACTGAGCCCCTTCATGCTGTGTTATATGTATGTAATGGTTCTATAGAGATATTGGGGATCAGCTGTGAGGAATATGTAATTGGCGGACTGTTCGGGCTATCAGATACAGAAGTGTGA